The genomic stretch GGGTTGAAGGTGGCTCAGGATTACCTTCCAACTTGGCTAGAGTTAACAAATCATCGACCAAAGTTTTCATGCGCCCAGTCTGCACCTGCATCATCTGGATATAACGATCTCGATCATTTTTTTCAAGTTCAAATTCATGAACAGTTTCCAAAAAACCAGACAGAACAGTTAATGGCGTTTTAAGCTCATGAGAAACGTTCGCCACGAAATCTCGTCGCATAGCATCTGTTTTTTCAATTTGAGAAACGTCTTGGGATAGCACGAGTTTTTGTTTATCGCCATATGGAAAAATCTGCACATCTAAAGAATATTGCTCAAACTGCCCCATATTCGCCAAACGAATTGGGTTTCGATAATTCTGTCGAAGAATATATTGCACAAAAGAAGGTCTTCTGATGATGTGCGTAATACGCTGCATAGCATCCCTACGCGCATTAAGGCCAAAATGGGATTCGGCAATTGCGTTACACCACTCTACTTGATCGTCCTCATTAAGCATGATGACGCCGTTAGGAGACGCTTGAATTGCCTGAATAAATCGATTGTGCTGTTGCTCAACCTCTAAAACTTGATCACGCCAGGATCTAACTAATTTATGCAAACGGTAATAAATCTCACCCCAAATGCCCACAGCAACGGGCACTTCCCCATAACTAGGTGACAAAAGTAAATTGCTAAAACGATTAGAGTGCCAAAGTTGGTGAACTAGCATCAGAGCCAAGCAAACTGTTGCGGCGACCCAAGCATAAATGGCGCCCCATATCTCGCCAGACAGCCATGAAATACAGGCGACTAAAAAAATAATCGTGAGAATACGTGCTTTTAAAGACAACATAATACGAATCTTAACAAGTCTTTAAAGCGAATGCTCTGAATACTTAAGATGAGCTAGGTGTTTTAGTTAACCTGTAACCGCTACCCCTAACAGTTTCAATAAAGTTTTGGCAATCAGCTGGGGCTAAAGCAGCCCTTAGGCGCTTAATATGAACATCCACCGTGCGTTCCTCAACAAACACATGATCACCCCACACCTTATCAAGCAATTGACCTCTAGAGTGAACTCTCTCCGGATGTGTCATTAAGAAATGAAGTAGTCTAAACTCGGTTGGACCTAAATCAAGGCTAATTTCGTTAGAACCGCTCACGGAAGTGACCCGATGGGACACTGGATCTAAGCGTAGATGGTTAATCTGCACCACCTCATCCGCTAATTGAGGCGAACGACGACGTAAAACAGCTCGAACACGCGCCACTAATTCTTTAGGCGAAAATGGCTTGGTAACATAATCGTCAGCACCCGCCTCAAGACCGGCAATCTTATCCATCTCTTCACTGCGAGCAGTCAATAAGATAATAGGAATATCTTTCGTTCTCTCATTAGCTCGCAACTCTTTTGCAAATTGAATGCCGGATTTACCAGGTAGCATCCAATCCAAAATAACCAAATCAGGCAATACCTCTTTCATCAACTGCAAAGCCTGATCAGTCTGAAAGGCTCTTACAGGCAAAAAACCAGCATGACTAAGATTGACTGAAATCAATTCAGCAATCGATGGTTCATCTTCAACGATTAGGATGCTACTAGCCATTAACTATTGGCCTCTTGAGAAAGTTGATCGTGTGGCAAATGACGTACATCCGTACCCTTCACGATATAAATAACAAACTCAGCGATATTCTTCGCATGATCACCGATGCGCTCTACCGCTTTAGCAATAAATAACATATCTAAAGCCACAGAAATAGTTCTTGGGTCTTCAGACATATAACTAACCAATTTACGCACAAACGCACGGAACTCTTCATCAATCTGCTTGTCTTCATGCACCACTTCAGCAGCAGCTTTTGTATCAAGACGTGCAAAAGAATCCAAACTGCGACGCAATAACGAAACAGCCATCTGGCCGGACAAACGAATCTCTGCAGTATTAATGCCATGAGAAGCGCTATCTTCCATAATGTGCTTAGTTCTTCTAGCAATGCGGTCTGCTTCATCCCCTGCGCGCTCTAAATTAGTAATCGCCTTAGATACTGCCATCACCAAACGTAAATCTCTAGCGGTTGGCTGGCGACGCGCGATTAATTCCGTACAAGCTGAATCAATAGAAATCTCAAAATCATTCACTTCACGCTCACGAGCCATCACCTGATCGGCCAACTCAGGATCTAACTGCGCAAAAGCACGCATGGCAATGGATACTTGCGACTCAACTAAGCCACCCATTTCAAGTAATTTGCCGCAAATACCATTAAGGTCTGCGTCAAACTGGGAAGAAAGATGTTTATCTGGCATTTTTTACTCTCCTATATTCAATGGGTACGCTGATTAACCAAAACGGCCCGTAATGTAGTCTTCTGTTTCTTTACGTTTTGGTTTAATGAATAACTCATCAGTTTTACCGAATTCAACCATCTCACCCAAATACATATAAGCTGTGAAATCTGAAACGCGAGCAGCTTGCTGCATGTTATGCGTCACAATAGCAATCGTATAGTCTTTCTTCAACTCATGCACAAGTTCTTCTACTTTAGCTGTAGAAATAGGATCAAGCGCAGATGTTGGCTCATCTAATAGCAAAATAGATGGCTTAACCGCGACACCGCGAGCAATACATAAACGTTGTTGCTGACCACCAGACAAAGATAAACCGCTCTGGTTGAGCTTGTCTTTTACTTCGCCCCATAAAGCAGCTTTTGTCAAAGACCACTCCACGCGCTCATCCATCTCTGCTCTCGATAGTGACTCATACAGCTTCACTCCAAAGGCAATATTGTCATAAATAGACATCGGGAATGGCGTTGGCTTTTGGAAAATCATACCCACTCTAGAACGCAAAAGGTTCAAGTCTTGCTTAGGATCCAAAATGTTTTGGCCATAAAAATTGATTTCGCCCTCAGCGCGTTGACCTGGATATAAATCATACATACGATTGAGCGTACGCAATAAAGTTGATTTACCGCAACCAGATGGTCCAATAAAAGCTGTGACATGCTTTTCAGCAATATCTAAATTGATATTCTTCAAGCCTTGAAAAGACCCATAATAGAAATTAAGATTTTTAATTTCTAATGCATTTTTTAATAATGTATCTTGGCTAGTTTCAGTCATCATAGATCCTTGATTTTTTTCCTCAGCAAAAGTAAGTCGCATGATTACCCTTGCACTTTGCTTCTAAACATCACACGAGTAATGATGTTTAATCCCAATACAACGAATGTAATTAACAATGCACCACCCCAAGCCAAATTCACCCAATTTTCATAAGGGCTCATAGCAAACTGGAAAATCACCACTGGCAAGTTAGCCATTGGCGCATTCATATTCATAGAGAAGAATTGATTATTAAGTGCTGTAAACAATAAAGGTGCAGTTTCACCACTCACACGAGCTAGCGCCAACAAAATACCTGTGACAACACCACTTTGGGCGGCCTTTAAAGTCACGCTAAATGCCACTTTCCACTTAGGCGCACCCAAAGCATAAGCAGCTTCTCTTAAGCTACCAGGCACCAACTGCAACATATTTTCAGTAGTTCTAACCACCACTGGAATAGCAATTAAAGCCAATGAAATCGTTCCCGCCCATCCAGAGAAATGGCGTACTTGCGCTACCAAAATGGCATAAACGAACAAACCAATCACAATCGACGGTGCTGACAACATAATGTCCGTTACAAATCGTGTAACGGATGCAAACTTACTACGCGCGCCATACTCAGATAAATAAATGCCAGCCATAACGCCGATCGGTGTACTAATTAAAGTACAGCTAATCACGATCAACAAGCTACCCATAATCGCATTGGCAAGACCACCACCTTCAGAACCTGGCGCTGGCGTACTAGCGATAAACATCTGCAAATTAACGGATGAGAACCCTTTAAATAAAAGCACACCCAAAATCCACAATAAGAAAATCATGCCTAAACTCATAGCGAACATAGACAAAGCCATGCCAATAAAGTTGGCACGTTTGCGCGCCCCATAAATAGATGGGTTCATGTTTGAATGAATACTCATGTCTTTTTACCCTGACCGGCTTCCATACGAGCCAACATTAACTTAGCTAAAGCCAAAACGATAAAAGTGATAACGAATAGTGCTAGGCCTAAAGCAAATAAAGATGAGAAATGTAAGCCAGGTTCCGCCTCACCGAATTCATTAGCTAAAGTAGACGCAATCGAATTGCCTGGCGCAAACAAAGATGCTGATAACTTATGCGCATTACCAATCACAAACGTTACAGCCATCGTCTCACCCAAAGCACGACCAAGACCCAACATAATGCCGCCGATAACGCCTGTCTTGGTATATGGCAACACAATCTTATTCACCACTTCCCAAGTAGTGCAACCAATGCCATATGCAGACTCTTTTAATACAGGCGGCACAATCTCAAAGACATCGCGCATTACGGAGGCAATAAAGGGCAAAATCATCATGGCCAAAATTAAACCTGCACACAAAATGCCAATACCATTAAAGGCACCAGCAAATAAATAATGCAAACCTGGGATCTGGCCTAAAGTAGCAGCTAACACTGGCTGAATATACTCAGCATACAGCGGCGCAAAAATAAAGAGGCCAAACATACCGTAAATAATAGATGGCACAGCAGCCAACAATTCCACAGCGGTGCCAAGTGGCCGCCTCAAAGGAATTGGGCAAGTCTCAGTCAAGAACACTGCAACGCCAAAACTAAGAGGCACTGCAATTAAAAGCGCGATTAAAGCAGTAACAACCGTACCAAAAATAGCGATCATGCCGCCAAACTGGCCGTTAATAATGTCCCACTCAACCGTAAAGAAAAATCCTAGGCCAAAAGCTTTCAAAGCTGGCCAAGCATTAATAACTAAAGAAACAATAATTCCCAATAAAGTTATTAATACAGATAAAGCAAAAAATAGCGTTGTCTTATGAAATAAAAAATCCTGCATGCGCTGAATTTTTAAAATCTTTTCAGCTCGAGGCGTCAACATATCAGAAGACTGACTGGTATTCATATCTATCCTAGTTTTCATGATTACAGCCCACAAGTGGGCTGTAACCTATTCAACAGTTTTTATTTTTTAATTACTTCGTTTTAACTTGAGTCCAAACGTTCTTACGAATGAAATCAGTTGTAGCGTCAGGCATTGGCACGTAATCTAAGTCCGCAGCCATCTTCTTACCTTCTTTGAAAGCATAATCAAAGAACTTCAATACTTCAGCAGCATTCGCTTTATTCTCTGGGTTCTTATAGATCAAGATGAATGATGCGCCAGTGATTGGCCATGATTTAGCACCAGGAGCATTGGTAATGAATGTACCCATACCTGGAACTTTTGACCAATCTGTACCTGCTGCTGCAGCCGCGAATGTGTCATCATCAGGAGCCACAAAATGACCTGCTGCATTCTTCAAGTTAACAAAGGTCATGTTGTTTTTCTTAGCGTAAGCATACTCAACATAACCAATCGCATTTTTAACGCGTGTTACGTTTGCTGCCACACCTTCATTACCTTTACCACCTACTGAAGATTCTGCTGGCCACTTAACTGCAGCACCTGCGCCAACTGTTTCTTTCCACTTAGGACTTACTTTAGCTAAATAGTCAG from Polynucleobacter sp. MWH-Spelu-300-X4 encodes the following:
- the phoR gene encoding phosphate regulon sensor histidine kinase PhoR: MLSLKARILTIIFLVACISWLSGEIWGAIYAWVAATVCLALMLVHQLWHSNRFSNLLLSPSYGEVPVAVGIWGEIYYRLHKLVRSWRDQVLEVEQQHNRFIQAIQASPNGVIMLNEDDQVEWCNAIAESHFGLNARRDAMQRITHIIRRPSFVQYILRQNYRNPIRLANMGQFEQYSLDVQIFPYGDKQKLVLSQDVSQIEKTDAMRRDFVANVSHELKTPLTVLSGFLETVHEFELEKNDRDRYIQMMQVQTGRMKTLVDDLLTLAKLEGNPEPPSTQPIGMAQVISRLQLDAEGLSQGQHQIFVEKHSDSDLLGDEAELYSAFSNLVSNAVRYTPSGGQIHIIWSGAEDGGVELSVKDTGAGISEEHLPRLTERFYRVDRSRSRDTGGTGLGLAIVKHVANRHQGDLKITSQLGVGSTFCLHFPKQRVA
- the phoB gene encoding phosphate regulon transcriptional regulator PhoB, whose product is MASSILIVEDEPSIAELISVNLSHAGFLPVRAFQTDQALQLMKEVLPDLVILDWMLPGKSGIQFAKELRANERTKDIPIILLTARSEEMDKIAGLEAGADDYVTKPFSPKELVARVRAVLRRRSPQLADEVVQINHLRLDPVSHRVTSVSGSNEISLDLGPTEFRLLHFLMTHPERVHSRGQLLDKVWGDHVFVEERTVDVHIKRLRAALAPADCQNFIETVRGSGYRLTKTPSSS
- the phoU gene encoding phosphate signaling complex protein PhoU, whose amino-acid sequence is MPDKHLSSQFDADLNGICGKLLEMGGLVESQVSIAMRAFAQLDPELADQVMAREREVNDFEISIDSACTELIARRQPTARDLRLVMAVSKAITNLERAGDEADRIARRTKHIMEDSASHGINTAEIRLSGQMAVSLLRRSLDSFARLDTKAAAEVVHEDKQIDEEFRAFVRKLVSYMSEDPRTISVALDMLFIAKAVERIGDHAKNIAEFVIYIVKGTDVRHLPHDQLSQEANS
- the pstB gene encoding phosphate ABC transporter ATP-binding protein PstB, whose protein sequence is MMTETSQDTLLKNALEIKNLNFYYGSFQGLKNINLDIAEKHVTAFIGPSGCGKSTLLRTLNRMYDLYPGQRAEGEINFYGQNILDPKQDLNLLRSRVGMIFQKPTPFPMSIYDNIAFGVKLYESLSRAEMDERVEWSLTKAALWGEVKDKLNQSGLSLSGGQQQRLCIARGVAVKPSILLLDEPTSALDPISTAKVEELVHELKKDYTIAIVTHNMQQAARVSDFTAYMYLGEMVEFGKTDELFIKPKRKETEDYITGRFG
- the pstA gene encoding phosphate ABC transporter permease PstA, whose translation is MSIHSNMNPSIYGARKRANFIGMALSMFAMSLGMIFLLWILGVLLFKGFSSVNLQMFIASTPAPGSEGGGLANAIMGSLLIVISCTLISTPIGVMAGIYLSEYGARSKFASVTRFVTDIMLSAPSIVIGLFVYAILVAQVRHFSGWAGTISLALIAIPVVVRTTENMLQLVPGSLREAAYALGAPKWKVAFSVTLKAAQSGVVTGILLALARVSGETAPLLFTALNNQFFSMNMNAPMANLPVVIFQFAMSPYENWVNLAWGGALLITFVVLGLNIITRVMFRSKVQG
- the pstC gene encoding phosphate ABC transporter permease subunit PstC: MNTSQSSDMLTPRAEKILKIQRMQDFLFHKTTLFFALSVLITLLGIIVSLVINAWPALKAFGLGFFFTVEWDIINGQFGGMIAIFGTVVTALIALLIAVPLSFGVAVFLTETCPIPLRRPLGTAVELLAAVPSIIYGMFGLFIFAPLYAEYIQPVLAATLGQIPGLHYLFAGAFNGIGILCAGLILAMMILPFIASVMRDVFEIVPPVLKESAYGIGCTTWEVVNKIVLPYTKTGVIGGIMLGLGRALGETMAVTFVIGNAHKLSASLFAPGNSIASTLANEFGEAEPGLHFSSLFALGLALFVITFIVLALAKLMLARMEAGQGKKT
- the pstS gene encoding phosphate ABC transporter substrate-binding protein PstS produces the protein MKSFFTKTLVASAMALSTVAMAADMTGAGATFPYPVYAKWAEAYKAKTGNGLNYQSIGSSGGIKQIKAKTVDFGASDNPVKFEDLQADGMVQFPAIIGGVVPVINVDGVKPGQIKLTGDVLAQVFMGAITKWNDKKVADLNPGVKLPDAPITVVHRADGSGTTAIFTDYLAKVSPKWKETVGAGAAVKWPAESSVGGKGNEGVAANVTRVKNAIGYVEYAYAKKNNMTFVNLKNAAGHFVAPDDDTFAAAAAGTDWSKVPGMGTFITNAPGAKSWPITGASFILIYKNPENKANAAEVLKFFDYAFKEGKKMAADLDYVPMPDATTDFIRKNVWTQVKTK